A stretch of Candidatus Krumholzibacteriia bacterium DNA encodes these proteins:
- a CDS encoding periplasmic heavy metal sensor: MRRHLGRLLLLFSLGLNLAFVTIAVVRARETVSEERGGRPADFSPRWQGRRDAIMGRALRLEPAQRRALHEHLGAVRPELQAARHDLFLARREFREALRRADAPSARLARAQVSQAQIRLDSLSAEAMLAELAVLRPEQRERYLRWTIDRPRFRHDRGRPHEDE; encoded by the coding sequence ATGAGACGCCACCTCGGACGCTTGCTGCTGCTGTTCTCGCTGGGACTCAACCTGGCCTTCGTCACCATCGCCGTCGTGCGCGCGCGCGAAACCGTGAGCGAGGAGCGCGGCGGTCGGCCTGCCGACTTCTCGCCGCGCTGGCAGGGCCGGCGGGACGCGATCATGGGTCGGGCCCTCCGGCTCGAACCGGCGCAGAGGAGGGCACTGCACGAGCACTTGGGCGCCGTGCGTCCGGAGCTCCAGGCGGCGCGGCACGACCTGTTCCTCGCCCGCCGCGAGTTCCGCGAGGCCCTGCGCCGTGCCGATGCGCCGAGCGCCCGCCTCGCCCGCGCCCAGGTTTCCCAGGCTCAGATCCGTCTCGACAGCTTGAGCGCCGAAGCCATGCTGGCAGAGCTCGCCGTCCTGCGACCCGAGCAGCGCGAGCGCTACCTGCGCTGGACGATCGACCGGCCGCGCTTCCGTCACGACCGGGGCCGGCCACACGAGGATGAATGA